The sequence TATTATCACTCATCACATTCACCTGCTTCCAATAAAGCTCTCAACTGTCTGCCAACGTACATCAATTCAGGTACAAATTCACCATAATTATGTCTATACACAGGATCTATTTCTAATAGTTTTCCTTTAATTTTTCTACCTATATATGTTTCAACCTCAACTATATCTCCAATTTCGGCTTTTTCATCTAATAAAAAACCTTTATCCCACATTTCAAGTGGTACCATTTTAGTATCATCAGGTACTTGTGGTGCTCTTTGTTCTGGAGTTAATATGACATTATATATTCTTACCCAATCTCCCTTTTTTGCCTCCATTTAAATCGCTCTCCTTTTATAGTATTCAACAATACTTGTTAACTAATCTCTATCTATTAAATCTCTCATATCTCCCATTATTGCTCTAGGTACTGGTAAGTCTAACATTGTTTTTAATCCTGCTTTTGAATTAAT is a genomic window of Abyssisolibacter fermentans containing:
- the ortA gene encoding 2-amino-4-oxopentanoate thiolase subunit OrtA, with product MEAKKGDWVRIYNVILTPEQRAPQVPDDTKMVPLEMWDKGFLLDEKAEIGDIVEVETYIGRKIKGKLLEIDPVYRHNYGEFVPELMYVGRQLRALLEAGECDE